The Buchnera aphidicola (Brachycaudus cardui) genomic sequence ACCCCTTAAAAGGAAGGCGCCTACCACTTTGTGATTCATGACTGGGGTGAAGTCGTAACAAGGTAACCGTAGGGGAACCTGCGGTTGGATCACCTCCTTAAAAATATATACTTTATTGAAAGTGCCCACACAAATTATCTAATAAAAAATTAGAAGGCTTGTAGCTCAGATGGTTAGAGCGCACCCCTGATAAGGGTGAGGTCGGTGGTTCAATTCCACTCAGGCCTACCATAAAAAATCATCTGGGGCTATAGCTCAGCTGGGAGAGCGCCTGCCTTGCACGCAGGAGGTCAGCGGTTCAATCCCGCTTAGCTCCAATAAAATAATCTTTTTGTAATCTTAATTGCTTAAAAACTTCAAAGTTACTACAATTAGTCTTTAATTCTAAATAATTTTTTAAAATTTCATCATTTTTTCTCAGAAATAAATTAACTTTTTTTTCAAAAATAATATAACTAGGTAAGCTGGATTTTCCAGAATCTATTATTTTCTTAATTTTTTCATAATACATTTTAATTGTTTGATCTTTTGGAAAAATAAACATAGAAAAGCTTAAATTAGATAAAGTATATTCATGGGAACAACATAAAAACGTATTATTCGGAAAAGATGAAATAAAATGTATAGAATTAAACATATCTAAATAATTATCTTTATATACTCGTCCACAACCTCCTGAAAAAAGAGTATCTCCGCAAAAAAAGTATGGTTTACTATAATATGAAACATGACCAGGAGTATGACCAGGAGTAAAATAAATATAAAATTTTCTATTTAATAGAATAATTTTATCTCCACCAAAAACAATTTTATTACAACCATTTTTTATAGTTTCATAAGGTCCAAAAACAGTTATATTTGGATAATATTTAATAATCTTTTTTACACCCCCTACATGATCAATATGATTATGAGTTAGTAAAATAGCTATAGGATTCCATTTTTTTTTTTGTATTTCTTCTATGACTTCTATAGAAGAGCCAGGATCTATAATTATACAAGAACCTTTCTCATCATGAATAATCCAAACATAATTAGTATCTAATATAGGTATTTTTTTTAATATCATGACATTTTTCTTTTTATGTAATAAAAAAATTTTCTTTAATCAAATGATT encodes the following:
- the gloB gene encoding hydroxyacylglutathione hydrolase produces the protein MILKKIPILDTNYVWIIHDEKGSCIIIDPGSSIEVIEEIQKKKWNPIAILLTHNHIDHVGGVKKIIKYYPNITVFGPYETIKNGCNKIVFGGDKIILLNRKFYIYFTPGHTPGHVSYYSKPYFFCGDTLFSGGCGRVYKDNYLDMFNSIHFISSFPNNTFLCCSHEYTLSNLSFSMFIFPKDQTIKMYYEKIKKIIDSGKSSLPSYIIFEKKVNLFLRKNDEILKNYLELKTNCSNFEVFKQLRLQKDYFIGAKRD